In Pseudoduganella albidiflava, a single window of DNA contains:
- the rimM gene encoding ribosome maturation factor RimM (Essential for efficient processing of 16S rRNA), with the protein MSGKSEAGSVPGDLVQVGYIAGAYGLVGGVRIRPFSTDADALLHAKTWWLDKPGLRDVEVKRARMHSGDVVATLVEITDRDAAEALKGAAVFIPRSQFPQLEDEDEFYWADLIGLEVDNLQGERLGVVHDMMSNGPQSILRIKDPANPESEERLIPFVDQFVIKVDREAKKIVVDWGLDF; encoded by the coding sequence TTGAGCGGCAAGAGCGAAGCCGGGAGCGTTCCCGGCGATCTGGTACAGGTAGGCTACATCGCCGGTGCCTATGGTCTGGTGGGCGGAGTGCGGATTCGTCCGTTCTCCACGGATGCCGATGCCTTGCTGCACGCAAAAACCTGGTGGCTGGACAAGCCGGGCCTGCGCGACGTTGAAGTCAAGCGGGCCAGGATGCATTCCGGTGACGTGGTGGCGACGCTTGTCGAAATCACCGACCGGGACGCGGCGGAAGCGCTGAAGGGCGCCGCGGTCTTCATCCCGCGCAGCCAGTTTCCGCAGCTGGAAGATGAAGATGAATTTTACTGGGCCGACCTGATCGGCCTGGAAGTCGACAACCTGCAGGGCGAACGCCTGGGCGTGGTGCACGACATGATGAGCAATGGACCGCAGTCGATCCTGCGCATCAAGGATCCGGCCAACCCGGAATCCGAGGAGCGCCTGATCCCGTTCGTGGACCAGTTCGTCATCAAGGTAGACCGGGAAGCGAAGAAGATCGTCGTGGACTGGGGTCTCGATTTCTGA
- the rpsP gene encoding 30S ribosomal protein S16, which produces MVVIRLARGGAKKRPFYNIVATDSRNRRDGRFVERIGFFNPMASGKEELLRIAADRLSYWQGVGAQLSPAVERLVNSQKAAA; this is translated from the coding sequence ATGGTCGTTATTCGTTTAGCTCGTGGTGGTGCCAAGAAGCGCCCTTTCTACAACATCGTTGCAACCGATTCCCGCAATCGTCGTGACGGCCGCTTCGTCGAGCGTATCGGTTTCTTCAACCCGATGGCTTCGGGCAAGGAAGAACTGCTGCGTATCGCCGCTGATCGCCTGTCGTACTGGCAAGGCGTTGGCGCACAGCTGTCCCCGGCTGTCGAGCGTCTGGTCAATTCGCAAAAAGCAGCAGCCTAA
- a CDS encoding NINE protein, with protein MSHKNKTLATLLAFALGGLGIHRFYLKGFNDRWGWLHAASLPACGIVMGAAPQADWYFWYLPLTLSMLAGFLEALVLGLMADEKWDAAHNSGSARRSDSRWPLAVILVATLMVGAGTLIATLARLFDLLYTGGAYG; from the coding sequence ATGTCGCATAAAAACAAAACGCTGGCCACGCTGCTTGCCTTCGCCTTGGGCGGGCTGGGCATTCACCGCTTCTACCTGAAGGGATTCAATGACCGCTGGGGCTGGCTGCATGCGGCTTCCCTGCCCGCCTGCGGCATCGTGATGGGGGCCGCGCCCCAGGCGGACTGGTATTTCTGGTACCTGCCGCTGACGCTTTCGATGCTGGCGGGCTTCCTCGAAGCGCTGGTGCTGGGCCTGATGGCGGACGAGAAATGGGATGCCGCCCATAACAGCGGCTCCGCGCGCCGCAGCGATTCCCGCTGGCCGCTCGCCGTGATCCTGGTGGCCACGCTGATGGTCGGCGCCGGCACGCTCATCGCCACGCTCGCCCGCCTGTTCGACTTGCTGTACACGGGC